The window CGATGCCCGCCAAGTGTGCTGACTTCATGGCCACCTCCGAGACCGGGCTCACGGAGGAGGTGCAGGTCATGGAGGCCCCGCTGCCCGAGGTCGGGGACGCCCGCCAGGGCCTGCGCATCCTCGTCGGCGCCACGTCCCAGGACGAGGAGGAGCGGTACGTGCTCACCATCGACCTGGCCGCCGTCCGGGTCGGCGAGGACTCCTTCGCGCTCACCAACGCGGGCCTCGGCGACGTACCGAACGACGCCACCCAGGCCGCCGTCCAGATGGGTGCGCTGCGCCTGGCGGACGTCCACCGGCAGGGCCGCGTCCAGATCTGAGGCGGGTGCCCGCCGGCGCCACCGGGCGGCCCGTCCGTCTCACAGCGGTGGCTGGGCAGGTGCCGGTCCGAGGGTGGTGGTGCCGGGCGCCGTGCGGTGGCCGAGGCCGGTGCGGTAGGCGTCCAGCGCCGCCTCGACACGGCCCGTGCGGCGCAGCAGGTCGCCCAGCAGGCGGCACAGGTCGGCCAGGTCACCCGCGGCACCCGCGCGTTCGAGGAGGCTGAGGGCGCGCACGTAGTGCTCCTCGGCCGCCTCGGTGTCCCGGGTGTCCTCGGCGATGATGCCGAGGAGGCGGTGCGCGCCGGCGGCGTGCACGGCGCCGCGTTCGGAGGAGAAGTCGCCGAGGACGCCCTCCAGCAGTCCGGCGGCCTCGGCGGACTTGCCGCGGCGGTGCAGCACGTCGGCCAGTTCGACCGCGGCCTGGCTGCGGTACAGGGCCGCCCGGGTCTCCGAGAGCATGGCGAGCGCCTGGCGCAGCTCGTCCTCCGCCCGTTCCAGCTCGCCGTCCTGGGCGTAGACGTACCCGCGCATCCAGTGGCAGTTGGCCAGCTCGGTGCGCAGCTGGAGCTGGCGGTAGAGCTCGGCAGCCTTGGCGAGGGAGGCGTCGGCCTCGGCGACCCGGCCCTCGGCGAGCAGGGTGCGGGCGACCGAGCGGTGCATCCGGGCGATCAGCGCCGGGTCGGCGGCCTGCGGGGCGAGCGCGAGGGCGAACTCGGCGGCCTGGGCGGCGCGGGCGTGGGCGCCCATGTCCATGTAGGGGCCGATGACGCTGGCGTAGAGCAGGAGGAGGGCGTCGGGGTCGTGCAGCCCGCCCCGGTTCAGTTCGTCCAGGGTGGACTCCAGCAGGTAGACGGCGTACCGGAGTTCGCCCGCGAGGTAGTGGGAGACGGCCCGGCCGCGCACCGCGGGGACCCGCACCGGCAGCGATTCCCCGGCCAGACGTTCCTCGGCCCGCTCGAAGCACTCGCGGGCGCTGCCCAGCTCGCCCGTCTCCAGCGCGCACTCGCCGAGGCCGAGCAGCGCGGTGGCCTGTTCGCAGGCGAGGCCGTG of the Streptomyces sp. 1222.5 genome contains:
- a CDS encoding helix-turn-helix transcriptional regulator; its protein translation is MRERDDPQVIGRRVQHLRAQRGLTQRQLAEPAYTPAYISTLEAGRVRASDEALRHIAGRLGVAFEELSVGRPAHLATDLRLRLTEAQRLLADGRAEDAAAQYAALLAEAESHGLACEQATALLGLGECALETGELGSARECFERAEERLAGESLPVRVPAVRGRAVSHYLAGELRYAVYLLESTLDELNRGGLHDPDALLLLYASVIGPYMDMGAHARAAQAAEFALALAPQAADPALIARMHRSVARTLLAEGRVAEADASLAKAAELYRQLQLRTELANCHWMRGYVYAQDGELERAEDELRQALAMLSETRAALYRSQAAVELADVLHRRGKSAEAAGLLEGVLGDFSSERGAVHAAGAHRLLGIIAEDTRDTEAAEEHYVRALSLLERAGAAGDLADLCRLLGDLLRRTGRVEAALDAYRTGLGHRTAPGTTTLGPAPAQPPL